A genomic stretch from Desulfotignum balticum DSM 7044 includes:
- a CDS encoding universal stress protein, whose product MKILVAYDKNTSTSKVLDKALKRAKESKAYVYLIRTCDSDTREREIRELEHRLNEIREEVFQKHGIESEVHILIRGLAPGEDIVQYAYEQDVDEIIIGLKKRSKVEKMVFGSTAQYVILEAHCPVLTVK is encoded by the coding sequence ATGAAGATACTTGTTGCCTACGACAAGAACACATCGACTTCCAAGGTGCTTGACAAAGCCTTGAAGCGGGCCAAAGAATCCAAAGCCTATGTGTATCTGATCAGAACCTGTGATTCAGATACCAGGGAACGGGAGATCCGGGAACTGGAACATCGCCTCAATGAAATCCGGGAGGAAGTGTTCCAGAAACACGGCATTGAAAGTGAGGTGCATATCCTGATCCGGGGACTGGCACCCGGAGAGGATATTGTCCAGTATGCCTACGAACAAGATGTGGATGAGATCATCATCGGGCTTAAAAAACGGTCCAAGGTGGAAAAGATGGTATTCGGGTCCACAGCCCAGTATGTCATTTTAGAGGCCCATTGCCCGGTGCTGACCGTAAAATAA
- a CDS encoding electron transfer flavoprotein subunit beta/FixA family protein — protein MKICVCVKHVPDTAATIKIEGEAGFKDSEIKFVVNPYDEYGIEEAVKLVEKNGGEVVIVTVGKPEADATIRSGLAMGAERGILVTTDGQFLDAALTAKALKAAMEKDGLPDLIFTGKGSVDTEAFQTQYRLAGYLGLPVVNEVSKLTVDGGKAVAELEVGGGDKQVIEMNLPCVIGATKGLNEPRYPKFPDIMKAKKKKIDQMSLADLGIDAAAGAVTLEKLEPVPERSGAKMIEGSVEEQVTELIRVLKEDEKVL, from the coding sequence ATGAAAATCTGTGTGTGTGTAAAACATGTGCCGGACACGGCCGCTACCATCAAAATTGAGGGAGAAGCCGGATTCAAGGATTCGGAAATCAAGTTTGTGGTCAACCCGTATGATGAATACGGGATTGAAGAAGCGGTCAAACTGGTGGAGAAAAACGGCGGTGAGGTGGTGATCGTCACCGTGGGAAAACCCGAGGCAGATGCCACCATCCGGTCGGGCCTGGCCATGGGCGCGGAAAGAGGCATCCTGGTGACCACGGACGGCCAGTTCCTGGATGCAGCCCTGACGGCCAAAGCCCTGAAAGCCGCCATGGAAAAGGACGGACTCCCGGATCTCATTTTCACAGGCAAGGGATCCGTGGATACGGAAGCCTTTCAGACCCAGTACCGCCTGGCCGGATACCTGGGCCTGCCCGTGGTCAATGAGGTGAGCAAACTGACCGTGGACGGCGGCAAAGCCGTGGCGGAACTGGAAGTGGGCGGCGGTGACAAGCAGGTGATCGAAATGAACCTGCCCTGTGTGATCGGGGCCACCAAAGGCTTGAATGAGCCCAGATATCCCAAATTTCCGGATATCATGAAAGCCAAGAAAAAGAAAATTGATCAGATGAGCCTGGCGGATCTGGGAATCGATGCTGCGGCCGGTGCCGTGACCCTGGAAAAACTGGAGCCCGTGCCGGAAAGATCCGGCGCTAAAATGATTGAAGGATCTGTGGAAGAACAGGTCACTGAACTGATCCGGGTTCTCAAGGAAGATGAAAAGGTTTTATAA
- a CDS encoding GcvT family protein, giving the protein MKTNARAVVIGGGVIGVSVAYHLAKYGWKDDVVLLEKHELTSGSTWMAAGNVSFFHGNYYGTQVNMKSIEIYKELEKATGQPAGWHTTGSIRTADNPGRMDELGYAYSMHQCLGLDVSYVTPEEMKKLHPYMEIEGLIGGLYWPDDGDVDPNSVTQAMAKGARQNGVEFNLHTQVTGIYQKSNGEWVVKTDKGDITCEHVVNAAGLWAPEVAKMVGLEIPSIAIAHTHILYEKIQAIDEAEGYLPLVRDPDKSIYLRQEMDSLILGMYEANGQQWKRRGVPWDYAQEELNPDLDNIADCIQAGIDRFPILGDTGFKHITAGPITYTPNGEPLVGPAAPLKNFYHACGYSFGITQAGGIGHYLAGWIMNGEPEIDLWPMDSRRYGSFANWAYNTEKIADTYARLYATIYPNEFRDAARPNRTSPIYEYQKQANAVFGDYYGWECPNYFPPKGEDGYEEPNWRRSNAFKHVGAECKHVMEKVGIIDLTRFAKTKISGPGAKAWLNHMTCQKVPEKDGRIALSPMLDANGNFKTDMTVSRVNENEFFCVTASVGKKHDQHWMIENLPADGSVGMEDLTYQMGCLVLVGPKSRDVLAKVAYDDVSSEVFKFGTSKEIFVGRTKCRVNRMNYVGELGFEIFHPIEHQITLYQDLMNAGADFDIRLIGMYAMDSMRLEKGYLAWKSEMNVHHTPLETNVAWTVKMDKEFIGKKGLEKQKNEGIPRKLVCLVVDVKDSDAFGYNPIFAGEERVGMTSSGGYGHRVEKSIALGYVPPEHAKEGTRLEVEILGRKRIATVSAMPLYDPKNEKMKS; this is encoded by the coding sequence ATGAAAACCAATGCAAGAGCAGTCGTGATCGGTGGCGGCGTCATCGGTGTATCCGTGGCGTATCACCTGGCAAAATATGGATGGAAAGACGATGTGGTGCTCCTGGAAAAACATGAGCTGACCTCCGGTTCTACCTGGATGGCGGCAGGAAATGTATCCTTTTTTCATGGCAACTATTACGGTACCCAGGTGAACATGAAAAGTATCGAGATCTACAAGGAGCTGGAAAAAGCGACGGGCCAGCCGGCCGGCTGGCACACCACGGGCTCCATCCGCACGGCAGACAACCCGGGCCGGATGGATGAACTGGGGTATGCCTATTCCATGCACCAGTGTCTGGGTCTGGATGTGTCTTACGTCACTCCCGAGGAAATGAAAAAACTGCATCCCTACATGGAAATTGAGGGGTTGATCGGTGGGTTGTACTGGCCGGATGACGGGGATGTGGACCCCAACTCCGTGACCCAGGCCATGGCCAAGGGGGCACGGCAGAACGGGGTGGAATTCAACCTGCACACCCAGGTCACCGGCATTTATCAGAAATCCAACGGTGAATGGGTGGTGAAAACCGACAAAGGCGACATCACCTGTGAACACGTGGTGAATGCCGCCGGCCTGTGGGCCCCGGAAGTGGCAAAAATGGTGGGCCTGGAAATTCCCTCCATTGCCATTGCCCATACCCATATCCTGTATGAAAAAATTCAGGCCATAGACGAAGCCGAAGGATACCTGCCCCTGGTGCGGGACCCGGACAAATCCATCTACCTGCGCCAGGAAATGGATTCCCTGATTCTGGGGATGTATGAAGCCAACGGCCAGCAGTGGAAACGCCGTGGCGTGCCCTGGGATTATGCCCAGGAGGAACTGAATCCGGATCTGGACAACATTGCCGACTGCATTCAGGCCGGTATCGACCGGTTTCCCATTCTGGGGGACACCGGGTTCAAGCACATCACCGCCGGCCCCATCACCTACACTCCCAACGGGGAACCCCTGGTGGGACCGGCCGCACCCTTGAAGAACTTTTATCATGCCTGCGGATACAGCTTCGGCATCACCCAGGCAGGGGGCATCGGTCATTACCTGGCCGGCTGGATCATGAACGGCGAGCCGGAAATCGATCTGTGGCCCATGGATTCCAGGCGGTACGGCTCTTTTGCCAACTGGGCATACAACACGGAAAAGATCGCGGACACGTATGCGCGCCTGTATGCCACCATCTATCCCAATGAGTTCCGGGATGCGGCCCGTCCCAACCGGACCTCCCCCATCTATGAATACCAGAAACAGGCCAATGCCGTGTTCGGGGACTACTACGGCTGGGAATGCCCCAACTATTTTCCGCCCAAAGGAGAAGACGGGTATGAAGAACCCAACTGGAGACGATCCAATGCCTTTAAGCACGTGGGCGCGGAATGCAAGCATGTGATGGAAAAAGTGGGCATCATCGATCTGACCCGGTTTGCCAAAACAAAGATTTCCGGCCCCGGTGCCAAGGCCTGGCTCAATCACATGACCTGCCAGAAGGTACCTGAAAAAGACGGCCGTATCGCCTTGAGCCCCATGCTGGACGCGAACGGGAATTTCAAGACGGACATGACCGTGAGCCGGGTCAATGAAAACGAATTTTTCTGTGTGACCGCCTCTGTGGGCAAAAAGCACGACCAGCACTGGATGATCGAAAATCTGCCCGCAGACGGGTCCGTGGGCATGGAAGATCTGACCTATCAGATGGGATGCCTGGTTCTGGTGGGACCCAAATCCCGGGACGTGCTCGCCAAAGTGGCGTACGATGATGTGTCCAGCGAGGTGTTCAAGTTCGGCACCTCCAAAGAGATTTTCGTGGGCCGGACCAAATGCCGGGTGAACCGCATGAATTATGTGGGGGAACTGGGGTTTGAGATTTTTCATCCCATTGAGCACCAGATCACGTTGTATCAAGATCTTATGAACGCGGGTGCGGATTTTGACATCCGGCTCATCGGCATGTATGCCATGGATTCCATGCGCCTGGAAAAAGGCTACCTGGCATGGAAGAGTGAGATGAATGTCCATCATACCCCCCTGGAAACCAATGTGGCCTGGACCGTGAAAATGGACAAGGAATTCATCGGTAAAAAAGGCCTGGAAAAACAGAAAAACGAAGGCATTCCCCGGAAACTGGTGTGCCTGGTAGTGGATGTCAAGGATTCGGATGCGTTCGGGTACAACCCGATTTTTGCCGGAGAAGAGCGGGTCGGCATGACCTCGTCCGGCGGTTACGGTCACCGGGTGGAAAAAAGCATTGCCCTGGGCTATGTGCCGCCGGAGCACGCCAAAGAGGGAACCCGGCTGGAAGTGGAGATACTGGGACGCAAGCGCATTGCCACAGTTTCGGCCATGCCTTTGTATGATCCCAAAAACGAAAAAATGAAAAGCTAA
- a CDS encoding branched-chain amino acid ABC transporter permease → MEPTTNDLNMNLFDRALDRLCLTPIGLAGLILLLVLPFIPPFNQEYMLRWLIYCGFVAAMSVGFDFTAGYINIVNFGYMAVAGTGGYTSALLVINAGLSPWIAMLAGGVSSAVLGLIIGMISLRLRGIFAACLSWFFGLAVMGLAIKMVWLTRGPLGLRTPRLFETESNVPFYFLIIILVYLTYLICKWVVRSKMGLAFQAIAQNMDAARTSGINPIFYRVFNFTMSCAIAGVLGGFYAHFYGILTPDMMHTSKTVEILAVAYIGGRGSLWGGAVVAFPFIFLMEIVRSTLSHLPGLNLVIYALVLILVMIYYPGGFSYFYDTHIRQPKNRALRYFLNGREAKI, encoded by the coding sequence ATGGAACCGACAACAAATGATCTGAACATGAATCTTTTTGACAGGGCCCTGGACAGGCTGTGCCTGACACCCATCGGACTGGCCGGCCTGATCCTGCTGCTGGTCCTGCCGTTTATTCCGCCGTTCAACCAGGAATACATGCTTAGGTGGCTGATCTACTGCGGGTTTGTGGCGGCCATGAGTGTGGGGTTTGATTTTACGGCCGGATATATCAATATCGTCAATTTCGGGTACATGGCAGTGGCCGGCACCGGGGGATATACCTCCGCCCTGCTGGTGATCAATGCCGGGCTGTCCCCATGGATCGCCATGCTGGCGGGCGGGGTGTCATCGGCCGTCCTGGGGTTGATCATCGGCATGATTTCGTTGCGGCTGCGGGGCATTTTTGCGGCGTGCCTGTCCTGGTTTTTCGGTCTGGCCGTCATGGGGCTGGCCATCAAGATGGTCTGGCTCACTCGAGGGCCTTTAGGGCTCAGAACCCCGCGCCTGTTTGAGACGGAATCCAATGTTCCGTTTTACTTTTTGATCATCATTCTGGTGTATCTTACCTACCTGATATGCAAATGGGTAGTAAGATCCAAGATGGGCCTGGCATTCCAGGCCATTGCCCAGAACATGGATGCCGCCAGGACATCCGGAATCAATCCGATCTTCTACCGGGTGTTCAATTTCACCATGTCCTGTGCCATCGCAGGCGTTCTGGGCGGATTTTACGCCCATTTCTACGGCATTCTGACCCCGGACATGATGCATACCTCCAAGACTGTGGAGATTCTGGCCGTGGCCTATATCGGGGGGCGGGGCAGTCTGTGGGGGGGCGCTGTGGTGGCCTTTCCGTTTATTTTTCTCATGGAGATCGTGAGATCCACCCTGTCCCATCTGCCCGGCTTGAATCTGGTCATTTATGCCCTGGTCCTTATCCTGGTGATGATCTATTACCCGGGCGGTTTTTCCTATTTTTACGACACCCATATCCGGCAGCCCAAAAACCGGGCGTTGCGATATTTTTTAAATGGTAGAGAAGCAAAAATATAG
- a CDS encoding electron transfer flavoprotein subunit alpha/FixB family protein: MARTGILIETENGAVKDTSLGVMTAAKGQEIIALVTDADPAGLKDKLAEFGAAKIVKLAASGGDITAGPDLLAGALAAAVKEYDLTALLGTASVAGKDLFARLAALMDLPLVSDCVALDVEAKTAKKSHFSGKTFATLKVDAAVFLATVRPNAIEAEPAPAAGETAEFTADVADPGKVVIKEVKKGDADKIDLTEAPVIITGGRAIKAAENYKMLEACAAKIGAAVGASRAAVDAGYAPHSMQVGQTGKTVSPRLYIACGVSGAVQHFAGMKTSKVIVAINEDKDAPIFAKCDYGIVGDIFEVVPVLTEKL, from the coding sequence ATGGCCAGGACTGGCATATTAATCGAAACTGAAAACGGCGCGGTCAAAGACACCTCTTTGGGGGTGATGACCGCTGCAAAAGGCCAGGAAATCATTGCGCTGGTAACCGATGCCGACCCGGCAGGCCTGAAGGATAAACTGGCGGAATTCGGGGCGGCAAAAATAGTCAAACTGGCGGCATCCGGCGGTGATATCACTGCCGGCCCGGACCTGCTGGCCGGGGCCCTGGCAGCGGCTGTCAAGGAATATGATCTGACCGCGCTGCTGGGAACGGCATCTGTTGCAGGCAAGGATCTGTTCGCACGCCTTGCCGCGCTCATGGACCTGCCTCTGGTGTCGGACTGTGTGGCCCTGGATGTTGAGGCGAAAACCGCCAAAAAATCCCATTTTTCCGGTAAGACCTTTGCCACCCTCAAGGTGGATGCTGCGGTGTTTCTGGCCACGGTACGGCCCAATGCCATTGAGGCGGAACCGGCCCCGGCCGCCGGAGAAACCGCAGAGTTCACAGCCGATGTGGCGGATCCCGGCAAAGTGGTGATCAAAGAGGTGAAAAAGGGAGATGCCGATAAGATCGATCTTACTGAAGCACCCGTCATCATCACCGGTGGCCGGGCCATCAAAGCCGCGGAAAATTACAAGATGCTGGAAGCCTGTGCCGCCAAAATCGGTGCGGCTGTGGGCGCTTCCCGGGCTGCCGTGGATGCGGGGTATGCGCCCCATTCCATGCAGGTGGGCCAGACCGGAAAAACTGTGTCTCCGAGGCTGTATATTGCCTGCGGGGTATCCGGCGCGGTGCAGCATTTTGCCGGCATGAAAACCTCCAAGGTGATTGTGGCCATCAACGAGGACAAGGACGCCCCGATTTTTGCCAAATGCGACTACGGCATTGTGGGGGACATCTTTGAGGTGGTCCCTGTATTGACCGAAAAGTTATGA
- a CDS encoding BCCT family transporter has translation MRDRFDTDYQVGQDNIKKWGMDVHPVFFIVASIVVVFIILTLWNPVEAKKVFDGSKSWTIENFDWFFMISGNLFVLYCLALIVLPHGKMRLGGPDARPEFSRMSWFAMLFAAGMGIGLCFWSVAEPVAYYTDWWGTPLNIPPNTPEAARAAMGATLFHWGIHPWAIYAVTALALGFCAFNKGLPLTIRSTFFPLLGEKTWGWPGHIVDIIAVIATIFGLATSLGFGAQQAASGLHFLFGFENTLGLQLIIIAVVTGVALFSVYRGLHGGVKLLSNINMVLAVILLVLVIVTGATLHVFAGLFKNTVSYAEWIIPLSNWIGRPDEKFYKGWTVFYWAWWISWAPFVGMFIARISKGRTIREFITAVLLVPTVVTIVWMTAFGSNALYQIQNGIGQLAEKGLGEVSLAMFQMLENLPLTGISSFLGICLVLIFFVTSSDSGSLVVDSITAGGKMDAPRFQRMFWATLQGLIAACLLVGGGSDALGAIQAVAVTVGLPFTVIMIVMMVSLYLGLQGDYKNYKF, from the coding sequence ATGAGAGACAGGTTTGATACCGATTATCAAGTCGGTCAGGACAATATAAAAAAATGGGGAATGGATGTTCACCCTGTTTTTTTTATTGTGGCCTCAATTGTTGTTGTTTTTATTATTTTAACCTTGTGGAACCCGGTGGAAGCCAAAAAAGTGTTTGACGGCTCCAAATCATGGACCATAGAAAATTTTGACTGGTTTTTCATGATTTCCGGGAACCTGTTCGTGCTTTACTGTCTGGCCCTGATTGTGCTGCCACACGGCAAAATGCGCCTGGGCGGCCCGGATGCGAGACCTGAATTCAGCCGAATGTCCTGGTTTGCCATGCTGTTTGCCGCCGGCATGGGCATTGGTCTGTGTTTCTGGAGTGTGGCCGAACCCGTGGCCTATTACACGGACTGGTGGGGTACGCCGTTGAACATACCGCCCAATACGCCGGAAGCGGCCCGGGCTGCCATGGGCGCCACCCTGTTTCACTGGGGAATCCATCCCTGGGCCATTTATGCGGTCACAGCCCTGGCTTTAGGGTTCTGTGCCTTTAACAAAGGGCTTCCCCTGACCATCCGTTCCACGTTTTTCCCGCTTCTGGGCGAAAAAACCTGGGGATGGCCCGGTCATATCGTGGACATCATTGCCGTCATTGCCACCATTTTCGGTCTGGCCACGTCTCTGGGGTTCGGGGCCCAGCAGGCGGCATCCGGGCTGCATTTTCTGTTCGGGTTTGAGAACACCCTGGGTCTGCAGCTGATCATCATTGCCGTGGTCACGGGTGTGGCCCTGTTTTCCGTGTACAGAGGACTTCACGGCGGTGTCAAGCTGCTGAGCAATATCAATATGGTCCTGGCGGTCATTCTGCTGGTGTTGGTGATTGTGACGGGTGCGACACTGCATGTTTTTGCAGGATTGTTCAAAAACACCGTTTCGTACGCGGAATGGATCATTCCTTTGAGCAACTGGATCGGCCGGCCGGATGAAAAATTCTACAAAGGCTGGACCGTGTTCTACTGGGCCTGGTGGATTTCCTGGGCACCGTTTGTGGGCATGTTCATCGCCCGTATTTCCAAAGGCCGCACCATCCGTGAATTCATCACCGCCGTGTTGCTGGTGCCCACAGTGGTCACCATCGTCTGGATGACGGCATTCGGGAGTAATGCCCTGTACCAGATCCAGAACGGCATTGGTCAGCTGGCGGAAAAAGGCCTGGGAGAAGTGTCTCTGGCCATGTTCCAGATGCTGGAAAACCTGCCTTTGACCGGGATCTCCTCGTTTCTGGGGATCTGTCTGGTGCTGATTTTCTTTGTCACCTCATCCGACTCCGGTTCCCTGGTGGTGGATTCCATCACTGCGGGCGGTAAAATGGATGCCCCCCGGTTCCAGCGGATGTTCTGGGCCACACTTCAGGGCCTGATTGCCGCCTGCCTGCTGGTGGGAGGCGGTTCGGACGCTCTGGGCGCCATTCAGGCGGTGGCCGTGACCGTGGGACTGCCGTTTACCGTGATCATGATTGTCATGATGGTCAGCCTGTATCTGGGCCTGCAGGGTGATTACAAAAATTATAAATTTTAA
- a CDS encoding ABC transporter ATP-binding protein produces MLLEVKNLNAGYGYLQILRDVSLQIDKGEYVGIVGPNGAGKSTTMKTIAGLISPMSGSVVFNGEDITGLSGSAVAKKGISFVSEEMNLFVNMTVQENLYMGAYTIKEKHLKNERLDFVFELFPRLAERRKQLAGTMSGGERKMLAIGRGMMSNPSLMLVDEPSFGLAPQLTTSVFASLDVLIKNGVTILLVEQNVTKTLAVTGRGYVLENGKVGLEGNSADLAEDSYVKKVFLGV; encoded by the coding sequence ATGCTGTTAGAAGTCAAAAACCTGAATGCCGGGTACGGATACTTGCAGATTTTGCGGGATGTCTCTTTGCAGATTGACAAAGGAGAATATGTCGGCATTGTCGGCCCCAACGGTGCCGGAAAAAGTACCACCATGAAAACCATTGCCGGACTGATTTCTCCCATGAGCGGCAGTGTGGTTTTCAATGGGGAAGATATCACCGGCCTGTCAGGGTCGGCCGTGGCAAAAAAAGGCATCTCCTTTGTATCCGAAGAGATGAACCTGTTTGTCAACATGACGGTGCAGGAAAACCTGTACATGGGGGCCTACACCATTAAAGAAAAACACCTGAAGAATGAACGTCTGGATTTCGTATTCGAGCTGTTTCCCCGCCTGGCGGAAAGAAGAAAACAGCTGGCCGGCACCATGTCCGGGGGAGAACGCAAAATGCTGGCCATCGGCCGGGGCATGATGTCCAACCCGTCTCTCATGCTGGTGGATGAACCCTCTTTCGGGCTGGCACCCCAGCTGACCACCAGTGTATTTGCCTCTTTGGATGTATTGATCAAAAACGGGGTGACCATTTTGCTGGTAGAACAGAATGTGACCAAAACCCTGGCCGTGACAGGCCGCGGTTATGTTCTTGAAAACGGTAAAGTCGGTTTGGAAGGCAACAGTGCGGATCTGGCGGAAGACAGCTATGTGAAAAAGGTGTTCCTGGGTGTTTAA
- a CDS encoding branched-chain amino acid ABC transporter permease, translated as MSKHNMSDTLTWLKSAPGLSIVISIVVAVAATIDAGPYLMVNMVVTGGMLALVATGLTLMLGVLNIPMFAHGEYFMIGSLTAYYIFTPISEFILEHPDSWLVTFGPFIAILGALIGGAIAGAISEKLVFGPLRRRSTDNWVMNSFLLTVGVSVLLVNLHQLIFGADFKGIVGYWQGMPISIAGAYISLDRALAFIISAVIVALFYLFMTYTRTGMAIRAVSQDITGAEIVGIDIEKIVMLTISLACALAGVAGGSLLFMYPSYPTVGLEPLYMAWFVVILSGLGNILGAVAGAFMVALLKVITMEYVGAGWDFVVPSALIMLILIFKPSGIFGSDVRGVLDK; from the coding sequence ATGTCAAAACATAATATGTCAGATACACTGACCTGGTTGAAATCAGCCCCGGGTTTGTCCATTGTCATCAGTATTGTGGTGGCCGTGGCTGCCACCATCGACGCCGGCCCCTATCTTATGGTAAACATGGTTGTTACCGGCGGAATGCTGGCCCTGGTGGCCACGGGCCTGACCCTGATGCTGGGAGTGTTGAATATTCCCATGTTCGCCCACGGGGAGTATTTTATGATCGGCTCCCTCACGGCCTACTATATATTCACCCCCATCAGTGAATTCATTCTGGAACACCCGGACTCCTGGCTGGTGACATTCGGTCCTTTCATCGCGATCCTGGGCGCTCTCATCGGCGGCGCGATCGCCGGCGCGATTTCTGAAAAACTGGTTTTCGGCCCTTTGCGCCGCCGCTCCACGGATAACTGGGTCATGAACTCATTCCTGCTGACTGTGGGTGTGAGTGTACTGCTCGTCAACCTGCACCAGCTTATATTCGGGGCGGATTTTAAAGGCATTGTGGGATACTGGCAGGGCATGCCCATTTCCATCGCAGGGGCGTATATTTCCCTGGACCGGGCCCTGGCGTTTATCATATCCGCCGTGATCGTGGCCCTGTTTTATCTGTTCATGACCTATACCCGCACAGGCATGGCCATCCGGGCCGTGTCCCAGGACATTACCGGGGCCGAAATCGTGGGCATTGACATTGAAAAAATTGTGATGCTTACCATCTCTCTGGCCTGTGCCCTGGCAGGCGTGGCCGGCGGCAGTCTGTTGTTCATGTATCCATCCTATCCCACCGTGGGGTTGGAACCCCTTTATATGGCATGGTTTGTCGTCATTCTTTCGGGCCTGGGCAATATCCTGGGAGCCGTGGCAGGTGCCTTTATGGTGGCCCTGCTCAAGGTGATCACCATGGAATATGTGGGGGCCGGATGGGATTTTGTCGTACCATCGGCATTGATCATGCTCATTCTGATTTTTAAACCCAGCGGGATCTTCGGGTCGGATGTCCGCGGTGTTCTTGATAAATAG
- a CDS encoding ABC transporter ATP-binding protein translates to MIVLETQNLTKKFGGLTAVNAVSMTINQGDIVGLIGPNGAGKTTFINAISGLNPPTSGTVTMFGKETTGLTPEKMCRLGLSRTFQIPSPFPKMTAIESVMTATIFGNPAGKITDPVAHSREMLEFVEFPMKETVVAEQLNTVQLKRLDLARALASSPKLLFMDELASGLSEGELKDIMRIIHKISKKGISILMIEHIMQLIMAVCNRLLCIQFGTKIAEGPTQEVANDPKVTKAYLGE, encoded by the coding sequence GTGATTGTATTGGAAACCCAGAACCTGACCAAAAAATTTGGCGGACTGACAGCCGTGAATGCCGTCTCCATGACAATCAACCAGGGAGATATCGTCGGGTTGATCGGACCCAACGGTGCCGGGAAAACCACCTTCATCAATGCGATCTCCGGCCTGAATCCACCCACTTCAGGAACGGTAACAATGTTTGGCAAGGAGACCACGGGTCTGACGCCTGAAAAAATGTGCCGTCTGGGGTTGTCCCGCACGTTCCAGATTCCCAGCCCGTTTCCCAAAATGACGGCCATTGAGAGTGTGATGACCGCTACCATTTTCGGCAATCCTGCAGGAAAGATCACAGATCCCGTGGCCCATTCCAGAGAAATGCTCGAATTTGTGGAATTTCCCATGAAAGAAACTGTGGTGGCGGAACAGTTGAACACGGTACAGCTTAAACGCCTGGACCTGGCCAGGGCGCTGGCATCCAGTCCAAAGCTTTTGTTCATGGATGAACTGGCATCCGGGCTGAGCGAAGGTGAACTCAAGGATATCATGAGAATCATTCATAAAATCAGCAAAAAAGGGATCTCCATTCTCATGATCGAACATATCATGCAGCTGATTATGGCGGTCTGCAACCGGCTTCTGTGCATTCAGTTCGGCACCAAGATTGCCGAAGGCCCTACCCAGGAAGTGGCCAATGACCCAAAAGTGACCAAAGCCTATCTGGGCGAATAA